The DNA sequence CAAATCAACTGAAGGAATACCATGCTGTATCGGTCAAGCATTTGAAACCAGCCAGTCTTGCACATCGCATCCGCTTTATAGAATCTTTTTTTCATTGTTCTCATGAAGAAGGCTACCTGAGTAAGAATCCAACTTCCAAGATTAAAGAGGCCAAAGTAGGTAAGCGGATACCCAAGTATTTAACCGAACGGGAGATTGAACACCTTCGTGAATCCTGTCATACCCCAATAGAAAAAGCGATTTTTGAATTCATGTTTTCTACCGGTTGTCGAATTGGAGAAATAGTTGCGTTAGAAAAGAACAATATTAATTGGACCAATCAATCCGCGTTCGTTAGAGGAAAAGGTTATAAGGTGAGGGGATTTTATTTTAATATACGATGCGACATATGGCTTAAACAGTATATTGAAAGCCGTAATGACAATAATCCTGCCATCCTTGTGACAGTCAGGCAGCCACATAAAATAAGTGTTGCCCAAATGCGATACATCATCAAGCGGATCTCCAATCGTGCTGAAATTATTAAAGAGATTCATCCACACCAACTAAGACACAGCTATGCCACTCATTTGTTGCCTAATGGAGCTCCACTTGAAGTCATACAAAATCTTATGGGGCATGAGAAAAGTGAAACCACAAGGATATACGCTCATTTAAACGGAAGGATAAGGAAAGAGTATTATCAGAAGTACTTTTAAATGTAAAAGGAGCAACGTCTTAAAAGACCTTGCTCTACTTGACTAAAGCACCCCGTTAGTCAAATAATCCCTGCTCTTTCCATTGGTCTAAAATTTTCCGACTCAAGTCTGTTTAACCAGTTATGCACTAACGCGTTAAATACATCGGTTTGTTCGATTTGTAGGTTGTGACCAGCCATGTCAAGCACTACAAAAGTTGCCCTTGGGTAATCTTCAATTAGTCGCCACGCATCGTGGTAACCGACTACATTGTCCTGACGTCCTGTGATAATTAGCGTGGGAGACTCAAGTTTAGATGAAATATCGAAGGTAAAGCCATATCCATTTTGACGAATGTGGTTTACGAATTCATAATTTGTTTGTTTAGAAGGAAGTAAAATTTCATTTCGAAACCTCTCCCATTCAGTTTGACCTTGCACTACCCCCATGGAGCAAAAACCTTCAGCATCCTCTGGTGACAAATGTGAGATCAAGTTGCTGTCTCTTTTTAGAACGGTCTGCTGTGGTACTACCCTTTCATCGAATTCAGGTATAGTCAAGGGTGCCATCAACAGTAATCCACGTACTGTGTCCTGCCGTGAACGGACTATCCCCCTGGCAATGTAGCCACCATAGGAATTACCACAAATAACAAACGGTTGACCTGGGATTATCTCGTCCAAAAGCCGTAATATCGCTTCTAAAATATCATCAGAGTTCTGAATAGATGGTTGCGATTCGGAATGCCCCATACCTGGTAAATCTATGTATATTCTCTTCCAACCACTTCGTTTCTCGAATAACGGTTCCATTGCATGTAACATCACTTGATGGTCAAGCGTCCAACCGTGCAACATAACGATGGGATATCCTTCTCCAATTACTTTATGGTAAATCGACATGTATTTGTTTCCCCCTTCCCAGTAATAAACCAGATGTATGAACATTTAATCCTCTCATACATCTATTTGAATTTCAATAAATTTCCTTATCCAACTAAACTGCCCCGTTAGTTGAACAAGAAATTGGATTCGCTAAATGAAATCAATCTTGTATACGCCATGCACACGAGGTTGACATAACACCCATTCACGGAAGTAGTTAACTTCATTATGCAATAAGAAAAAGCCACCCTGTAAAGGCAGCCGATTGTTCAACTAAAGCACCCGTTAGTTCAAGAAGAAGTTACAATTTAATTGTTTTTTCGCTTCTTTTACGATGGTTGAAATTAAAGATTCTATTGTAATTCCCTCTATATTATCGCCATATCGATAGTCGTCTATCATTTCACTAATCTCATACCATACATTTAATTCTTCGCTAACAAATTCTTCACGAACTACCTGATAAATTTCATATGCATAGTTAATTGCATTAGATTCATTATCTATTATTTGTTTTAGCAAATACCAGAAGTAATACTTAGAACACTCATCCTGCGAGGGTTCTTCTATACCTAATTCTCTCACTGCCCTATGAAAATAATCTTCTACCTCAAAAGTATTTAGAGTTTCACTTAGGGAAGAAAGTATATTTAGGGATGCAGACGTATCACTATTTTCTAACATTTTGATAGCCCAATTAACATAATCGACTGGTTCTACTTTCTTTTTGAATATTTTATAATACAACATTTTAGTTTCCATCACTTACTCCTTTTATTTTACTCTTCTTGTTCAACTAACCTGCTTCGTTAGTTCAACAAGTAAGAAGAGCTGACTAAGCAACCACATGATCTTTCACTAAAGCACCGGTTAGTTTAATAAAATTTTAAATGAAACATAAAAGGTAAATCCTGATACTAAGAAAAGAGTAATGGCAGTTGCCTTTCGTTTTTCACGAAATTCAGTAATTCCAGTAACTAAAAGCATTAACCCTATGAAAAACAATACATAAGGAATTATTCCTCCAAATATACCAGTTATCAAAGCATAACTTGATAAAGCAACAACAATAATGGCTAAAATAAGTCTAAGTATTTTCAACGTTATATCCTCCAAAAATAAAATTAACTCCATTACCAATTCCTAATTAATAATATCATTAACTATATATATATTGGGTTGAACTGGATATTTCTTATTGAGCTAACCGACCGCATTAGTTTACGTACATGCCTTCACAAACTCATTCGAATT is a window from the Sporosarcina sp. ANT_H38 genome containing:
- a CDS encoding alpha/beta fold hydrolase, whose product is MSIYHKVIGEGYPIVMLHGWTLDHQVMLHAMEPLFEKRSGWKRIYIDLPGMGHSESQPSIQNSDDILEAILRLLDEIIPGQPFVICGNSYGGYIARGIVRSRQDTVRGLLLMAPLTIPEFDERVVPQQTVLKRDSNLISHLSPEDAEGFCSMGVVQGQTEWERFRNEILLPSKQTNYEFVNHIRQNGYGFTFDISSKLESPTLIITGRQDNVVGYHDAWRLIEDYPRATFVVLDMAGHNLQIEQTDVFNALVHNWLNRLESENFRPMERAGII
- a CDS encoding tyrosine-type recombinase/integrase; amino-acid sequence: MLLSKAWSSFEADKQIQDFSPQTLKAYQLQSRLLIGYFKDVEMESLDTNQLKEYHAVSVKHLKPASLAHRIRFIESFFHCSHEEGYLSKNPTSKIKEAKVGKRIPKYLTEREIEHLRESCHTPIEKAIFEFMFSTGCRIGEIVALEKNNINWTNQSAFVRGKGYKVRGFYFNIRCDIWLKQYIESRNDNNPAILVTVRQPHKISVAQMRYIIKRISNRAEIIKEIHPHQLRHSYATHLLPNGAPLEVIQNLMGHEKSETTRIYAHLNGRIRKEYYQKYF
- a CDS encoding YczI family protein, with the protein product MKILRLILAIIVVALSSYALITGIFGGIIPYVLFFIGLMLLVTGITEFREKRKATAITLFLVSGFTFYVSFKILLN